A genomic segment from Streptosporangium roseum DSM 43021 encodes:
- a CDS encoding helix-turn-helix domain-containing protein codes for MMPAPLDDAKRAERAEILADRFNRSVPARAIAHAPALDDQGVCGHFFDRSKPDDVERERLAATLGALLRSMRAERALSTRVLAVRSTVARSTITRLERGERRPRPAVLAAIAYGLDHTNPGPLAELLQAAAGESLRPDTPQGVRRRSRRLGRAQREVKALRDEVEREAGRARAASTRLAIAGARAFPIPPRGDLTRAQLDRLEAELVRTEAIVNESQRLDRHTENLLSTLAWPYHPLWKEHLERHLEA; via the coding sequence ATGATGCCCGCACCGCTCGATGACGCCAAGCGCGCCGAGCGCGCCGAGATCCTTGCCGACCGGTTCAACCGGTCGGTCCCCGCGCGCGCGATCGCGCATGCGCCCGCGTTAGACGACCAAGGTGTGTGCGGACACTTCTTCGACCGGTCCAAGCCGGATGACGTCGAGCGGGAGCGCCTGGCCGCCACGCTCGGCGCGCTGCTCCGTTCGATGCGGGCCGAGCGCGCCCTGTCGACGCGGGTCCTGGCCGTCCGCTCGACGGTGGCTCGCTCGACCATCACCCGGCTGGAGCGTGGGGAGCGCCGGCCTCGCCCGGCCGTACTCGCGGCGATCGCCTACGGCCTCGACCACACCAACCCGGGCCCGCTCGCCGAGCTGCTCCAGGCCGCGGCCGGGGAGTCGCTGCGACCGGACACCCCGCAGGGCGTACGGCGCCGCTCCAGGCGACTCGGTCGGGCTCAGCGTGAGGTGAAGGCGCTTCGGGATGAGGTCGAGCGAGAGGCGGGCCGGGCGCGCGCCGCGTCGACGCGGCTCGCGATCGCCGGGGCGCGCGCCTTCCCCATCCCCCCGCGAGGCGACCTCACCCGGGCCCAGCTCGACCGCCTCGAAGCTGAGCTTGTCCGTACCGAGGCGATCGTGAACGAGTCGCAGCGCCTTGACCGACACACCGAGAACCTGTTGAGCACGCTGGCTTGGCCGTACCACCCCCTATGGAAGGAACACCTTGAGCGCCACCTCGAAGCCTGA
- a CDS encoding AAA family ATPase, with translation MTSILDVPAQPGSTDRAESSAEVAQIAPDLEELAQLATALKQLGHVITPDPDWPNQWTSPCPLCIAQGNPDGTMGIFPWQGIEHAGSVAFWCNQHAMHAIGTALGLKTRLMGGVDLGRVEVKQILRALSERGLAYSFRPDSRNSTYDTFHVAQCPLCIKERRLAQDLEIYVDNLLEGDNDTFGHVFVDCDVREHSASILAELNVITRRSLGQDYGAVGWDDEGDQGEDWLIESIVERGQSALIYGPTGAKKSLFSQEQAFRLAKQGHRVLYLDHENQPAEVNKRRRAMEYPAAALSTLKYLSFPPVSALDTPEGAAQLHALVKAVRPDVIFLDTWSKFLNGDEASPSTHTAVYNLAIIPLRSQGITVIALDHSGKDLGRGPRGGSSKKDNVDVMWLQTVKSDGRIRLERKKTRTGRGPDLIELECLTGPLRHERIEQRRGDVLPPDVRACVAKLDELEVPPGWGRDKASPVLRANGFRIRNEALASAMRVRRERGNAPADTLDLSGTGGDRFEGE, from the coding sequence ATGACCTCGATACTAGACGTTCCCGCCCAGCCGGGCAGCACCGACCGCGCAGAATCCTCGGCCGAAGTCGCGCAGATCGCCCCCGACCTGGAGGAGCTCGCGCAGCTCGCGACCGCGCTCAAGCAGCTCGGCCACGTCATCACGCCTGACCCCGACTGGCCCAACCAGTGGACCAGCCCCTGCCCTCTCTGTATCGCCCAGGGCAACCCGGACGGAACCATGGGTATCTTCCCGTGGCAGGGCATCGAGCACGCTGGCAGCGTGGCCTTCTGGTGTAACCAGCACGCCATGCACGCGATCGGCACCGCGCTGGGCTTGAAGACCCGGCTTATGGGTGGGGTTGACCTCGGTCGCGTCGAGGTGAAGCAGATCCTTCGCGCTCTGAGCGAGCGCGGTCTTGCCTACAGCTTCCGCCCCGACTCCCGTAACTCCACCTATGACACCTTCCACGTCGCCCAGTGCCCCCTGTGCATCAAGGAACGCCGCCTCGCGCAAGACCTGGAGATCTACGTCGACAACCTCCTCGAAGGAGACAATGACACCTTCGGGCACGTCTTCGTCGACTGCGACGTCCGAGAGCACAGCGCATCCATCCTCGCCGAGCTGAACGTCATCACCCGGCGATCTCTCGGCCAGGACTACGGCGCCGTCGGCTGGGACGACGAGGGTGACCAGGGCGAGGATTGGCTGATTGAGTCGATCGTCGAGCGCGGCCAGTCCGCTCTCATCTACGGCCCGACTGGTGCGAAGAAGAGCCTCTTCTCACAGGAGCAGGCATTCCGGCTCGCCAAGCAGGGGCACCGGGTGCTCTACCTCGACCACGAGAACCAACCGGCCGAGGTCAACAAGCGCCGCCGCGCCATGGAGTACCCGGCCGCGGCCCTGTCCACCTTGAAGTACCTCAGCTTCCCGCCCGTCTCCGCACTGGACACTCCCGAGGGTGCCGCGCAGCTGCACGCCTTGGTCAAGGCGGTCCGGCCTGATGTGATCTTCCTCGACACCTGGTCGAAGTTTCTCAACGGCGACGAGGCGTCCCCTTCGACGCACACTGCGGTCTACAACCTGGCCATCATCCCTCTGCGCAGCCAGGGCATCACCGTGATCGCCCTCGACCACTCCGGCAAGGATCTCGGCCGCGGCCCCCGGGGCGGGTCCAGCAAGAAAGACAACGTCGACGTGATGTGGCTGCAGACCGTCAAGAGCGACGGCCGGATCAGACTGGAGCGAAAGAAGACCCGCACCGGCCGGGGGCCCGATCTCATCGAGCTGGAGTGCCTCACGGGACCTCTCCGGCATGAGCGGATTGAGCAGCGCCGCGGCGATGTCCTGCCCCCCGATGTGCGGGCCTGTGTCGCCAAGCTCGACGAGCTCGAAGTACCGCCCGGCTGGGGCAGGGACAAGGCTTCTCCGGTCCTTCGGGCGAACGGGTTCAGGATCCGCAATGAGGCGTTGGCCTCGGCAATGCGGGTGCGCCGAGAGCGCGGAAATGCCCCCGCTGACACCCTCGACCTGTCCGGGACAGGTGGGGACAGGTTCGAGGGCGAGTGA
- a CDS encoding helix-turn-helix domain-containing protein: protein MARKFSGPRLRAARTAAKLSRAKLAIGVGRTAQSIYLYERESVTPPVNVLAQIADFLDCRFDDLLVEEVASNVA, encoded by the coding sequence ATGGCCCGGAAATTCTCCGGTCCGCGACTTCGTGCAGCGCGGACCGCAGCCAAGCTCAGTCGTGCAAAACTCGCCATCGGCGTCGGGCGCACCGCCCAGAGCATCTACCTGTACGAGCGTGAGAGCGTCACGCCTCCTGTGAACGTGCTCGCCCAGATCGCCGACTTCCTCGACTGCCGCTTCGACGACCTCCTCGTCGAGGAGGTGGCCTCGAATGTCGCTTGA